A genomic region of Mitsuaria sp. 7 contains the following coding sequences:
- the greB gene encoding transcription elongation factor GreB — MSKAFTKESDAGDDDDDGPSLPALPQGSRNYMTPAGYARLRAEFMQLLDAERPKIVEIVSWAAKNGDRSENGDYLYGKKRLREIDRRLRFLTQRLDIAEVVDPSAHHGSDQVFFGATVTYANAKGEERTITIKGIDESDSLAGEVSWVSPIARTLLKAREGDELQLVTPVGVEAIEVVEVRYPKPAEPAEPTEPAPPDA; from the coding sequence ATGAGCAAAGCCTTCACGAAGGAATCCGATGCCGGCGACGACGATGACGACGGCCCGTCGCTGCCCGCACTGCCGCAGGGCTCGCGCAACTACATGACACCGGCGGGTTACGCCCGTCTGCGCGCCGAGTTCATGCAGCTGCTGGACGCGGAGCGCCCCAAGATCGTCGAGATCGTGTCCTGGGCGGCGAAGAACGGCGACCGCTCGGAGAACGGCGACTACCTCTACGGCAAGAAACGCCTGCGCGAGATCGACCGCCGCCTTCGCTTCCTCACCCAGCGGCTGGACATCGCCGAGGTCGTCGATCCGAGCGCCCATCACGGCAGCGACCAGGTGTTCTTCGGCGCGACCGTGACCTACGCCAATGCCAAAGGCGAGGAGCGGACCATCACCATCAAGGGCATCGACGAGTCGGACAGCCTGGCGGGCGAGGTGAGCTGGGTGTCGCCGATCGCGCGCACGCTGCTCAAGGCGCGCGAGGGCGACGAGCTGCAGCTGGTGACGCCGGTCGGGGTGGAGGCGATCGAGGTCGTCGAAGTCCGCTACCCCAAACCCGCGGAACCCGCTGAACCCACGGAACCCGCGCCCCCCGACGCCTGA
- a CDS encoding bifunctional (p)ppGpp synthetase/guanosine-3',5'-bis(diphosphate) 3'-pyrophosphohydrolase, with protein sequence MGLRSFATAHIPGLTGLAGPKAAPDTAAEASSFDALVDRLHYLPKADVKRIREAYKFADEAHLGQFRASGEPYITHPIAVAGLCADWRLDAQAIMAALMHDAMEDCGVTKTELIERFEAPTAELVDGLTKLDKLQFSTREESQAESFRKMLLAMARDVRVILIKLADRLHNMRTMQHMAFDKRRRIARETLDIYAPIAHRLGLNEIYRELQELSFQYIHPWRHGALAKAVTKARGHRRDLVSRIERDVQKAFSEANLRVEIQGREKTLFSIYKKMREKHLSFAQVSDIFGFRVIVQDLPQCYWSLGVLHQLYKPQPGRFKDYVAIPKPNGYQSLHTTLVSPLGTPVEFQMRTEAMHMVAEKGVAAHWLYKSKGDAKGAQQLGSRWLQSLLDIQDETRDATEFLEHVKIDLFPDAVYVFTPKSKIMALPKGATPVDFAYAIHSDVGDHCVAAKVNGEPVPLRTELRSGDVIEVVTAAGARPNPAWLSFVRTGRARSKIRHFLKNLEQEESRELGHKMLAQALRAEGLALPSLDPEDEIAAALWQDLARWAGNRQVDELLVEIGLGRKIATIVAKKLARTLSEQGQRPDAVLLTMGRFATDDAPSQGQVLIDGSEGASVRLATCCRPIPGDDIKGYLGRGEGLVVHTAECSVGRRLFQRDSEHWIAVGWGEELSRSFEAEVGVLMRNGKGVLAQIATAVSSAEADITHIAMSDDSQQRETAEMTLLLAVRDRLHLADALRTLKRSSAVMRAWRVKP encoded by the coding sequence ATGGGTCTCCGCTCCTTCGCAACCGCTCACATTCCAGGCCTGACCGGGCTCGCTGGCCCCAAGGCCGCGCCGGACACGGCCGCCGAGGCGTCCTCGTTCGACGCGCTCGTCGATCGCCTGCACTATCTGCCCAAGGCCGACGTCAAGCGCATCCGCGAAGCCTACAAGTTCGCCGACGAGGCCCATCTGGGTCAGTTCCGGGCCAGCGGAGAGCCCTACATCACCCACCCGATCGCCGTCGCCGGCCTGTGCGCGGACTGGCGCCTGGACGCGCAGGCCATCATGGCGGCGCTGATGCACGACGCGATGGAGGATTGCGGCGTCACCAAGACCGAACTGATCGAACGCTTCGAGGCGCCGACCGCGGAACTGGTCGACGGCCTCACCAAGCTGGACAAGCTGCAGTTCTCGACCCGCGAGGAATCGCAGGCGGAGAGTTTCCGCAAGATGCTGCTGGCGATGGCGCGCGATGTCCGCGTCATCCTGATCAAGCTGGCCGACCGCCTGCACAACATGCGCACGATGCAGCACATGGCGTTCGACAAGCGCCGGCGCATCGCCCGCGAGACGCTGGACATCTACGCCCCGATCGCGCACCGGCTCGGCCTCAACGAGATCTACCGCGAGCTGCAGGAACTGTCGTTCCAGTACATCCACCCGTGGCGCCACGGCGCGCTGGCCAAGGCCGTCACGAAGGCCCGCGGCCATCGGCGCGACCTGGTGTCGCGCATCGAGCGCGACGTGCAGAAGGCCTTCTCCGAGGCCAACCTGCGCGTCGAGATCCAGGGCCGCGAGAAGACGCTGTTCAGCATCTACAAGAAGATGAGAGAGAAGCACCTGAGCTTCGCCCAGGTCAGCGACATCTTCGGCTTCCGCGTCATCGTGCAGGACCTGCCCCAGTGCTACTGGTCGCTGGGCGTGCTGCACCAGCTCTACAAGCCGCAGCCGGGACGCTTCAAGGACTACGTCGCCATCCCCAAGCCCAACGGCTACCAGTCGCTGCACACGACGCTGGTGAGCCCGCTGGGCACGCCGGTGGAATTCCAGATGCGCACCGAGGCCATGCACATGGTCGCCGAGAAGGGCGTGGCCGCGCACTGGCTGTACAAGAGCAAGGGCGACGCCAAGGGCGCGCAGCAGCTGGGATCGCGCTGGCTGCAGTCGCTGCTGGACATCCAGGACGAGACCCGCGACGCGACGGAGTTCCTGGAGCACGTCAAGATCGACCTGTTCCCCGACGCGGTGTACGTCTTCACGCCGAAGTCCAAGATCATGGCGCTGCCCAAGGGCGCGACGCCGGTGGACTTCGCCTACGCGATCCACTCGGACGTCGGCGACCACTGCGTCGCCGCGAAGGTCAACGGCGAGCCCGTGCCGCTGCGCACCGAACTTCGCAGCGGGGACGTGATCGAGGTCGTCACCGCCGCCGGCGCGCGGCCGAATCCGGCCTGGCTGAGCTTCGTGCGCACCGGCCGGGCGCGCTCCAAGATCCGTCACTTCCTGAAGAACCTGGAGCAGGAAGAGTCTCGCGAACTCGGCCACAAGATGCTGGCGCAGGCGTTGCGCGCGGAAGGCCTGGCGCTGCCCAGCCTCGACCCCGAGGACGAGATCGCCGCCGCGCTGTGGCAGGACCTGGCGCGCTGGGCGGGCAACCGGCAGGTCGACGAGCTGCTCGTCGAGATCGGACTCGGGCGCAAGATCGCGACGATCGTGGCGAAGAAGCTGGCACGCACGCTGTCCGAGCAGGGCCAGCGGCCCGACGCGGTGCTGCTGACGATGGGTCGCTTCGCCACGGACGACGCCCCGTCCCAGGGTCAGGTCTTGATCGACGGCAGCGAAGGGGCGTCGGTCCGGCTGGCCACCTGCTGCCGCCCGATCCCGGGCGACGACATCAAGGGCTACCTGGGCCGCGGCGAAGGCCTGGTGGTGCACACCGCCGAATGCTCGGTCGGACGGCGCCTGTTCCAGCGCGACAGCGAGCACTGGATCGCCGTCGGCTGGGGCGAGGAACTCTCCCGCAGCTTCGAGGCCGAGGTCGGCGTGCTGATGCGCAACGGCAAGGGTGTGCTCGCGCAGATCGCCACCGCGGTCAGCAGCGCCGAGGCCGACATCACCCACATCGCCATGAGCGACGACTCGCAGCAGCGCGAGACGGCGGAAATGACGCTGCTGCTGGCGGTGCGCGACCGGCTGCACCTGGCCGACGCGCTGCGCACGCTCAAGCGCTCGAGCGCGGTGATGCGCGCCTGGCGCGTGAAGCCCTGA
- the kynA gene encoding tryptophan 2,3-dioxygenase produces MGHGAGAADDKAGKDVGQGGEAIVREEGAQLDFSKDMSYGDYLRLDQVLSAQHPLSPDHNEMLFIIQHQTSELWMKLMLHELHGAVTHVASDQLPEAFKMLARVSRIMEQLVHAWDVLSTMTPPEYSAIRPYLSNSSGFQSAQYRRIEFMLGNKNPAMLKPHAHRADLLAEVQAAYEAPSLYDEVLRLLKRRGIDVPAAALDRDWTQPRSADDGVKAAWLEVYRDPKAHWDLYQMGEELVDLEDAFRLWRFRHVTTVERVIGFKRGTGGTGGVSYLRKMLDVVLFPELWALRTEL; encoded by the coding sequence ATGGGACATGGCGCCGGCGCGGCGGACGACAAGGCGGGGAAAGACGTCGGACAAGGCGGCGAGGCCATCGTCCGCGAGGAAGGCGCGCAGCTCGACTTCTCCAAGGACATGAGCTACGGCGACTACCTCCGCCTGGACCAGGTGCTGAGCGCGCAACACCCGCTCTCGCCTGACCACAACGAGATGCTCTTCATCATCCAGCACCAGACCTCGGAGCTGTGGATGAAGCTGATGCTGCACGAGCTGCATGGCGCGGTGACGCATGTGGCCTCGGACCAGTTGCCCGAAGCCTTCAAGATGCTGGCGCGGGTGTCGCGGATCATGGAGCAGCTCGTCCACGCCTGGGACGTGCTCAGCACGATGACGCCGCCGGAGTACTCGGCCATCCGGCCCTACCTCTCCAACAGCAGCGGCTTCCAGAGCGCGCAGTACCGGCGCATCGAGTTCATGCTCGGCAACAAGAACCCCGCGATGCTCAAGCCGCACGCGCACCGCGCCGATCTGCTGGCCGAGGTGCAGGCGGCTTACGAGGCGCCGTCGCTGTACGACGAAGTGTTGCGGCTGCTGAAGCGCCGCGGCATCGACGTGCCCGCCGCGGCGCTCGACCGCGACTGGACGCAGCCGCGCTCCGCCGACGACGGCGTCAAGGCCGCCTGGCTCGAGGTCTACCGCGATCCGAAGGCGCATTGGGACCTGTACCAGATGGGCGAGGAACTCGTGGACCTCGAAGACGCCTTCCGGCTCTGGCGGTTCCGCCATGTCACGACCGTGGAACGCGTCATCGGCTTCAAGCGCGGCACCGGCGGCACCGGCGGCGTCAGCTATCTGCGCAAGATGCTCGACGTCGTGCTGTTCCCGGAGCTGTGGGCCTTGCGGACCGAACTGTGA
- a CDS encoding CaiB/BaiF CoA-transferase family protein — MDEPGDEHASGPLSGVKIIEFAGIGPAPFAGLVLADFGADVIVVERPGGETRLGGGAALNRGKTVVQADLKSPAGLTRVRELVAGADVLIEGFRPGVMERLGLGPDTLLAAHPKLVYARLTGWGQTGPLAQSAGHDINYVALSGLMPYAARPGQLPALPATLLGDIGGGALTMLFGLMCALWESRRSGRGQVVDAAILDGVGYMGTLIQALRAGGRWDDDPTRNLFLHRSHFYDCFECADGRWLSLGAIEAPFQQTLMDRLGLPAAAQEDPARWPVLREAVAARIRQEPLAHWVRVFDGSDACAAPVLTAAEAPLHPHQQARRNFFMQDGLAWPMPAPKLSRTPARPGPAVTTNQHQQELFDTDDIRPR; from the coding sequence ATGGACGAGCCGGGAGATGAGCATGCGAGCGGACCGCTGAGTGGCGTGAAGATCATCGAGTTCGCCGGCATCGGCCCGGCGCCGTTCGCGGGCCTGGTGCTGGCTGATTTCGGCGCGGACGTGATCGTCGTGGAACGACCGGGCGGGGAGACCCGGCTCGGCGGCGGCGCGGCGTTGAATCGTGGCAAGACCGTCGTGCAGGCGGATCTGAAATCCCCCGCCGGATTGACGCGGGTGCGCGAGCTCGTCGCAGGCGCCGACGTACTGATCGAAGGCTTCCGTCCCGGCGTGATGGAAAGACTCGGCCTGGGCCCGGACACGCTGCTCGCGGCCCACCCGAAGCTGGTCTACGCCCGGCTCACCGGGTGGGGCCAGACGGGGCCGTTGGCGCAAAGTGCCGGGCACGACATCAACTACGTCGCGCTGAGCGGCCTGATGCCCTACGCGGCACGCCCCGGCCAGTTGCCCGCGCTTCCGGCCACCTTGCTCGGCGACATCGGCGGCGGCGCGCTGACGATGCTCTTCGGGCTGATGTGCGCGTTGTGGGAGTCGCGTCGCTCGGGGCGCGGTCAGGTCGTGGACGCCGCCATCCTCGACGGCGTCGGCTACATGGGCACGCTCATCCAGGCGCTGCGGGCCGGCGGCCGCTGGGACGACGACCCGACGCGCAACCTCTTCCTCCACCGCTCGCATTTCTACGACTGCTTCGAATGCGCGGACGGTCGCTGGCTGTCGCTGGGCGCGATCGAGGCGCCCTTCCAGCAGACGCTCATGGACCGGCTCGGTCTCCCGGCGGCGGCGCAAGAGGATCCCGCCCGATGGCCCGTCCTGCGCGAGGCCGTGGCCGCACGGATCCGGCAGGAGCCGCTGGCGCACTGGGTGAGGGTCTTCGACGGCAGCGACGCCTGCGCCGCCCCCGTGCTGACCGCGGCCGAAGCGCCGCTGCACCCCCACCAGCAGGCCCGGCGCAATTTCTTCATGCAGGACGGTCTGGCGTGGCCGATGCCGGCGCCCAAACTCTCCCGCACGCCCGCCAGACCCGGACCTGCTGTCACCACGAACCAGCACCAGCAGGAGTTATTCGATACGGACGATATTCGCCCAAGATAA
- a CDS encoding aminopeptidase P family protein — protein MDTRLSQIKLRISRLRDALRNAGAHAILVPSADPHLSEYLPRRWQAREVFSGFTGSMGTLVVTLDDAQLFADSRYWTSAERELADSGITLFKIPTGASSQHITWIADTLQSGQTLVVDGQVLGLAVAQQLRAALGAKGVLIDTSLDLIDQAWEDRPGLPDAPIYEHAAPQATVSRADKLQQVREGIARHGASHHLISSVDDIAWLFNLRGSDVTYNPVFLAHALLDRNGATLFVQPGKIDAALEQRLAADGVRLAPYADARASLGALPADAKVLIDPRRVTLGLREALPASAAVVEAINPSTLLKSRKNAAEAQFIRQAMEQDGAAMCAFYAWFEAAMARGEAISELTIDERLSAERARRPGFVGLSFSTIAGFNANGAMPHYRAVPESFSQIDGDGLLLIDSGGQYLGGTTDITRVWPIGTITDDHRRDYTLVLKGTIALSRAAFPRGTLSPMLDAIARAPLWAHGLDYGHGTGHGVGYFMNVHEGPQSISKAVPDANMAMEPGMITSIEPGLYRPGQWGVRIENLVLNVAFDTPEKGQFGEMLAFETLTLCPIDTRCIAVALLSEEELAWLNAYHAEVRRRLAPLVEGEALAWLNTRTEALQR, from the coding sequence ATGGATACCCGCCTTTCCCAGATCAAGCTGCGCATCTCCAGACTGCGCGACGCGCTGCGCAACGCCGGCGCCCACGCCATCCTGGTCCCCTCGGCCGATCCGCATCTCTCCGAATACCTGCCGCGACGCTGGCAGGCCCGCGAAGTCTTCTCCGGCTTCACCGGCTCCATGGGCACGCTGGTCGTCACGCTCGATGACGCCCAACTCTTCGCCGACAGCCGCTACTGGACCTCCGCCGAACGCGAACTCGCCGACAGCGGCATCACCCTCTTCAAGATCCCCACCGGCGCCTCCAGCCAGCACATCACCTGGATCGCCGACACGCTGCAGAGCGGCCAGACACTGGTCGTCGACGGCCAGGTGCTCGGACTCGCCGTCGCGCAGCAGCTGCGCGCGGCGCTCGGCGCCAAGGGCGTGCTGATCGACACGTCACTCGACCTGATCGACCAGGCCTGGGAGGACCGTCCCGGCCTGCCCGACGCGCCCATCTACGAACACGCCGCGCCGCAAGCCACCGTCAGCCGCGCCGACAAGCTGCAGCAGGTCCGCGAAGGCATCGCCAGACATGGCGCCTCGCATCACCTGATCTCCAGCGTCGACGACATCGCCTGGCTGTTCAACCTGCGCGGCTCCGACGTCACCTACAACCCGGTGTTCCTCGCGCACGCGCTGCTCGACAGGAACGGCGCGACGCTGTTCGTGCAGCCCGGCAAGATCGATGCGGCGCTCGAGCAGCGGCTCGCGGCCGACGGCGTGCGGCTCGCGCCTTATGCCGATGCGCGCGCGTCGCTCGGCGCCCTGCCCGCCGATGCGAAGGTCCTCATCGATCCGCGCCGCGTGACGCTCGGCCTGCGCGAAGCGCTGCCCGCATCGGCGGCCGTCGTCGAGGCCATCAATCCCAGCACGCTGCTGAAGAGCCGCAAGAACGCCGCCGAGGCGCAGTTCATCCGTCAGGCGATGGAGCAGGACGGCGCCGCGATGTGCGCGTTCTACGCGTGGTTCGAGGCAGCGATGGCGCGTGGCGAGGCGATCTCCGAGCTCACCATCGACGAGCGCCTGAGCGCCGAGCGCGCCAGGCGCCCCGGCTTCGTGGGCCTGTCGTTCTCGACGATCGCCGGCTTCAACGCCAACGGCGCGATGCCGCATTACCGCGCGGTGCCCGAGTCCTTCTCCCAGATCGACGGCGACGGCTTGCTGCTGATCGACTCCGGCGGCCAATACCTCGGCGGCACGACCGACATCACCCGCGTCTGGCCGATCGGCACCATCACCGACGACCACAGGCGCGACTACACGCTGGTGCTCAAGGGCACGATCGCGCTGTCGCGCGCCGCGTTCCCGCGCGGCACGCTGAGCCCCATGCTCGACGCCATCGCCCGCGCGCCGCTGTGGGCGCATGGCCTGGACTACGGCCACGGCACGGGCCACGGCGTCGGTTACTTCATGAACGTGCATGAAGGCCCGCAGAGCATCTCGAAGGCTGTGCCCGATGCGAACATGGCCATGGAGCCCGGCATGATCACGTCGATCGAGCCCGGCCTCTACCGCCCCGGCCAATGGGGGGTGCGGATCGAGAACCTCGTGTTGAACGTGGCCTTCGACACCCCCGAAAAGGGGCAGTTCGGCGAGATGCTGGCCTTCGAGACGCTGACGCTGTGCCCCATCGACACGCGCTGCATCGCAGTGGCCCTGCTGTCGGAAGAAGAACTCGCCTGGCTGAATGCATATCACGCCGAAGTGCGCCGCCGCCTGGCGCCGCTGGTCGAGGGCGAGGCGCTCGCGTGGCTGAACACCCGCACCGAAGCGCTGCAACGTTGA
- a CDS encoding LytTR family DNA-binding domain-containing protein, whose product MSFSAPTAPTALIADDEPLLRDSLQRSLALLWPELRVVAQARNGREAVEMFEIHRPDIAFLDVHMPGLNGMEAARQIARQAQVVFVTAFEDYALQAFERGAIDYLVKPVDEVRLADTVGRLKDRLAELPQRSRADGSQAALEAVIDELARRMARPPGAAAPTAGGLATDTGPLQWIRASVGSTLKLIPVDEILFLRSDEKYTLVVTAEGEALIRTPIRELIERLDAQRFVQVHRSVVVNLHAISHVTRGPNETADLHLKARPEVLPVSRSYLHLFRQM is encoded by the coding sequence ATGAGCTTTTCCGCGCCGACCGCCCCCACGGCCCTGATCGCCGACGACGAACCGCTGCTGCGCGACAGCCTGCAACGCAGCCTCGCGCTGCTTTGGCCGGAACTGCGCGTCGTCGCGCAGGCGCGCAACGGCCGCGAGGCGGTCGAGATGTTCGAGATCCATCGGCCCGACATCGCCTTCCTCGACGTGCACATGCCCGGTCTGAACGGGATGGAGGCGGCGCGGCAGATCGCGCGCCAGGCGCAGGTGGTGTTCGTGACCGCCTTCGAGGACTACGCGTTGCAGGCCTTCGAACGCGGCGCGATCGACTATCTGGTCAAGCCGGTCGACGAGGTCCGCCTGGCCGACACGGTCGGCCGGCTGAAGGATCGTCTGGCGGAGCTGCCCCAGCGCTCGCGCGCGGACGGCAGCCAGGCGGCGCTGGAAGCGGTCATCGACGAGCTGGCCCGGCGCATGGCCCGCCCGCCGGGCGCGGCCGCGCCGACGGCCGGCGGCCTGGCGACCGACACCGGCCCGCTGCAATGGATCCGTGCCTCGGTGGGCTCGACGCTCAAGCTGATTCCGGTCGACGAGATCCTGTTCCTGCGCTCGGACGAGAAGTACACGCTGGTCGTCACCGCCGAGGGCGAGGCGCTGATCCGCACGCCGATCCGCGAGTTGATCGAGCGGCTCGATGCGCAGCGCTTCGTGCAGGTCCACCGTTCGGTCGTGGTGAACCTCCACGCGATCAGTCATGTCACGCGCGGCCCCAACGAGACGGCGGACCTTCACCTGAAGGCCAGGCCCGAGGTGCTGCCGGTCAGCCGCAGCTACCTGCACCTGTTCCGTCAGATGTGA
- a CDS encoding heme biosynthesis HemY N-terminal domain-containing protein translates to MRMVIWLLLLFVAAVVAALMLGNNDGLASFYVRGWRMDLSLNLFLLLLLAGCFALMTLMQTLDALLTLPKRARLWRMAQRERSAQIALREAWAEYFGARYSRAQKAAQRALVIQAQTPDLAQDGAFMALAHLVAAQSAHKLQDRRNRDEHLRQALQVAATSAGARVQEEGARLLAAEWSLDDRDAPRALGLLSELTPGVARRTQALRLKLQASRLAHEPLEALRTARLLAKHQGFSKSAAQGLLRSLACEALDTARDIDQLRAIWQQLDASDRRDVFVASRAATCAAALGAPEDGRGWLRPFWESIAEQGADERQALAEALVLCMPGLGPEWLQRLEGAVQRFPRDGTMAFALGHALAERQLWGKARLMLEQAAEDRALTLTARRRSWLRLADMADQDDDAERRTRCYEAAARLG, encoded by the coding sequence ATGCGCATGGTGATCTGGCTTTTGCTGCTGTTCGTCGCGGCCGTGGTCGCGGCGCTGATGCTGGGCAACAACGACGGTCTGGCGAGCTTCTACGTGCGCGGCTGGCGCATGGACCTGTCGCTCAACCTGTTCCTGCTGCTGCTGCTGGCGGGCTGCTTCGCGCTGATGACGCTGATGCAGACGCTGGACGCGCTGCTGACCTTGCCCAAGCGCGCACGCCTGTGGCGCATGGCCCAGCGCGAACGCAGCGCCCAGATCGCCTTGCGCGAAGCCTGGGCGGAATATTTCGGCGCCCGCTACAGCCGCGCGCAGAAGGCGGCGCAGCGCGCGCTCGTCATCCAGGCGCAGACGCCCGATCTGGCGCAGGACGGGGCCTTCATGGCCCTGGCCCATCTGGTGGCGGCCCAGAGCGCCCACAAGCTGCAGGACCGGCGCAACCGCGACGAGCACCTTCGCCAGGCCTTGCAGGTGGCGGCGACCTCCGCCGGTGCCCGCGTGCAGGAGGAGGGCGCGAGATTGCTGGCCGCCGAATGGTCGCTCGACGACCGCGACGCGCCGCGCGCACTGGGCTTGCTGAGCGAACTGACCCCGGGTGTCGCCCGCCGCACGCAGGCGCTGCGGCTCAAGCTGCAGGCCAGCCGACTCGCCCACGAGCCGCTCGAGGCGCTGCGCACCGCGCGTCTGCTGGCCAAGCACCAGGGCTTCTCGAAGTCGGCGGCGCAGGGCCTGCTGCGCTCGCTCGCCTGCGAGGCGCTGGACACCGCGCGCGACATCGATCAGCTGCGCGCGATCTGGCAGCAACTGGACGCGTCGGACCGGCGCGATGTGTTCGTGGCCTCGCGGGCCGCGACCTGCGCGGCGGCGCTCGGAGCGCCGGAGGACGGTCGGGGCTGGTTGCGCCCGTTCTGGGAATCGATCGCGGAGCAGGGCGCCGATGAGCGCCAGGCGCTGGCCGAAGCGCTCGTGCTGTGCATGCCGGGCCTGGGGCCGGAATGGCTGCAGCGGCTGGAAGGCGCCGTGCAGCGCTTCCCGCGGGACGGCACGATGGCTTTCGCGCTGGGCCATGCGCTGGCGGAACGCCAGCTGTGGGGCAAGGCGCGCCTGATGCTGGAACAGGCGGCCGAGGATCGCGCCCTGACCCTCACTGCCCGTCGTCGCAGTTGGCTGCGTCTGGCCGACATGGCGGACCAGGATGATGACGCGGAGCGCCGCACACGCTGCTACGAGGCCGCCGCGCGCCTGGGTTGA
- a CDS encoding sensor histidine kinase — protein sequence MSTPVLPVSPIEPPHPAWHGFVSYLTPQRVLLALALATVFALALQPIFITPFPVLLGRTMFVGMLALLAFSAAGQWPRRLPRWWARWLFQVVVVAAAVPLATLAVYMVAVGGDFSSFVESESRMLGFLWIAGSGLVVGPLLAMGALYRQRDAEARSQALSFELERSELGRQALDARLRLLQAQVEPHFLFNTLANVRALVETGSPQAAPVLRSLIAYLRAAMPRLQGDATTLSDEVSLVRAYLELMHLRMPDRLEYVVDLSPELDGLRFPPMALLTLVENAVRHGIDPSEEGGRIEVGGALRDGQVRLWVSDTGVGMTQSMGSGTGLRNLRERLTLFYGLGATLALTENQPHGLCAEVRFTPQ from the coding sequence ATGTCGACCCCGGTCCTCCCTGTCAGCCCGATCGAGCCCCCGCATCCGGCCTGGCATGGTTTCGTCTCCTACCTGACGCCGCAGCGCGTCCTGCTGGCGCTGGCGCTGGCCACCGTCTTCGCGCTGGCGCTGCAACCGATCTTCATCACGCCGTTCCCCGTCCTGCTGGGGCGGACGATGTTCGTGGGCATGCTCGCGCTGCTGGCCTTCTCCGCGGCGGGGCAGTGGCCGCGCCGTCTGCCGCGCTGGTGGGCGCGCTGGCTGTTCCAGGTCGTCGTGGTCGCGGCGGCGGTGCCGCTGGCCACGCTGGCGGTCTACATGGTCGCCGTCGGCGGCGACTTCTCCAGCTTCGTCGAATCCGAATCGCGGATGCTGGGCTTCCTCTGGATCGCGGGATCGGGTCTGGTGGTCGGGCCCTTGCTGGCGATGGGGGCGCTGTACAGGCAGCGCGACGCGGAGGCCCGCAGCCAGGCCCTGAGCTTCGAACTCGAACGCAGCGAACTCGGGCGCCAGGCACTGGACGCCCGGCTGCGGCTGCTGCAGGCGCAGGTCGAGCCGCATTTCCTGTTCAACACGCTGGCCAACGTCCGCGCCCTGGTCGAGACCGGGTCCCCGCAGGCCGCCCCGGTGCTGCGGAGCCTGATCGCCTACCTGCGCGCGGCGATGCCGCGGCTGCAGGGCGATGCCACGACGCTGTCGGACGAGGTTTCCCTGGTGCGCGCCTACCTCGAGCTGATGCACCTGCGGATGCCGGACCGGCTGGAGTACGTCGTCGACCTGTCGCCGGAACTCGACGGGCTGCGCTTTCCGCCCATGGCCTTGCTGACGCTGGTCGAGAACGCCGTGCGCCACGGCATCGACCCGAGCGAGGAGGGCGGCCGCATCGAGGTCGGCGGCGCGCTGCGCGACGGTCAGGTCCGGCTGTGGGTCAGCGACACCGGCGTCGGCATGACGCAGAGCATGGGCAGCGGCACCGGGCTGCGCAACCTGCGCGAGCGGCTGACGCTGTTCTACGGCCTCGGCGCGACGCTGGCGCTGACCGAGAATCAGCCGCACGGCCTGTGCGCCGAAGTGCGCTTCACTCCGCAATGA